Part of the Neorhodopirellula lusitana genome is shown below.
TCGGACGCGGTCGTCATCCACGCTCGGCATTCGCCAAGACAGGGTTAAGTCTTTGGCGGCCCGTTTCAAGACTCTTCGAAAAGACGAACTGAGTTGAAAGTGTGCGACGTCCAGCCGAGTGGGCTCGCATGCATGACAAGGGGCGCATTTGGTGAAGTAAACCAGATTGCCACTGCGTCGAAATCCGGCTGCCAGTAACCAGTCAACGTCTTCGCCCGACAATGGCGTCACTGGATAGAACAGCGGCATTCGAGCTGTCACGCCATCGATGTAGGGGCACGCCGAAGGCGTGTCTTGAATCGGCAGCAAGTGCTCTCGCAGCGGTTCGGCATGTGCGGGAAATCCGTCGTTGTTGATCGCCGACATGGATTCTCCTGTCAAATACTTCCGCTTTGGCCGATAGGGCGGCAATCAACTCCGCGTTGATTCCCCAGGGCCATCTAGTGACACGTTCAACTATAGACGTCTGTCGGTCATCGTGTAGTGCGGCGTCGAGTCGCCAGTGAAAAGATCGTTGCTGGGTAGGTGAACTGGGGGATGCGAAGTAAGCCACGACGAACGCGTGGGCCAGGTGACGATGCCGCATCGTGGAGTAACTGCAATTTGGGTATGTGTACTCATTAATGAACCCGGGGGGCTCGTACACGTGCTTGGCTCGCCTTTCGATCTGCCTTCCGGTTCGCTCGAAGTAGAGCGACCAGTCTTTGTCGATTTGTTTGGCGGCCTCGGGAATGGAACCCGAGGCCTGCGCCTCGATGCGCCCTAAGAAACTGTCAGATTGTGCAAGTTTGCACCCACTTTCTTAAACAGAGGTTGTGGCGGCGTAGCGAAGGTTGCGGTCAGTTTAGGTCGCCCAGATGCCCCGCGGTGAACAGTGACGACCAAGTCGAAGCGTACTCGGATTAGGAGGGGGCTGGACTCGTGTAGATGAAGCGTGAACATGCTGATAAGAACACGCTTTGTTGCTGGTTCTTATCCCCACAATGATCAGACTGCTTTCCGCTTGTTCTCTTAGGATGGACGCGAATTGATATGAAATTGAGTATTGTTGGGATGGGGCGAGTTGGGTCAGCGATCGCGTTTGCGGCGACGATGGAACCGATCGCCAGCGAGCTTTGGCTGCTGAATCGGTCGGTCGAGAAGGCCGAGGGAGACGCGATGGATCTGACCCATGCGAGCGTGCTGCGTAATAGCAACATGACGATCCAAGCGGGCACGATCGAGGATTCGGCGGGTTCTGATGTGATCGTGTTTACGCCATCGGTCTCGCCAACGAGGGCGGATTGGAAACGCTCGGATCTTGCGATCGGCAATCGCGAGATTCTCGAAGGTTGGCTGCCCCGTCTCGCTGAGTTGAGTCCCAATGCGGTCTTAATCGTTGTGACCAATCCCGTCGATGTGATGACCTACGCGGCGATTCAACTGACCGGTTTCCCGCCCGAACGAGTGATCGGGACTGGAACGTTGGTGGACAGCATTCGGTATCGATCTCTGCTGTCAGCCGAATTGAAAATTCACGCCGATGATATTCGCGCCTACATTCTAGGCGAGCACGGGGACGATCAGTTTGCCGCCAACTCGGTTGCGATGACGGGCGGTGAGAAATTCATTCGTAGTGAGACGGCGCAACGCTTGTTTCAAAAAACGGTCAATCTCGGGTACGAAGTCTACCGTCGAAAAGGCTACACGGACTATGGGATCGCGCTGGCGACGATGACGATTGTCGATTCAATCGCCTACGACCTACGCCACACAATGCCAGTGAGTGTGATGGTCGATGGATTTCTCGGCGTCAATGACGTGTGTCTCTCCCTGCCGGCCGTGATTGGACGCCAAGGAATCACGCGCATTCTGCATCCGCCGTTGTCGGATGAGGAGGCTGACGCGTTTCGTGGATGCGCGGCAAAAGTGCGAGACGCGATTGATTTGATGGCGGGGTGTGTGCAGTAGTTGGTTGGCGGGATCGCAAGCCGTCTCGTGGCACCGGTTGGGTTTTTCGTGTTGCGCTGCTAAACCTTTTAGTTCGCTTTTCGGGCTTCCCTCTTTTGTACGCACGTATCGATGAATCAACCCACTTTAGACAACGCCGCTATTGCCGCCGTTTTTGAAGAGCTCGCTGAGTTGTTGGAGTTTCGGGGCGAGAATCCGTTTCGAATTCGTGCCTATCAGAACGGCGCACGAGCAATTCGCGATCTGGACGAGCCAATCGCTCAAATCGCGAGCGATGAGAGTCGGAATTTGGCAGCGTTGTCGGGCATCGGCAAAACGCTTGCCGAAAAGATTGGCGTCTTGCTGGAAACAGGCTCGCTACCTCAATTGATCGAGTTGCGAAAAGCGGTTCCGGAGGTCGTGATTTCGATGTCTCGCATCCCGGGATTGGGGGCAAAGAAAGCCAGTAAGCTGCATGACGAACTGGGGATTGAGTCGCTGGACGATTTGGCGGCTGCTTGTCGCGAAGGACGCATCGCGTCGCTAAAAGGATTTGGCAAGAAAACGGAAGCGTCGATCTTGGATGGGTTGGCGATTGCAAAGGCCGCTGCGAGTCGGCTGTATTGGTCCAAGGCGGATGAACTGGTCCAGGACCTGCAAACCCATATGTCGCAGTGCGATACGATTTCGCAAATGCAGTGGGCGGGCAGTTACCGACGCGGCCGAGACACGGTCGGTGACCTGGATCTATTGGCTGTCGCGGGTGACCGTGCCGCGGCGATGGACCACTTTGAAGCGTTCCCGTCGCGGGCCAGTACGATCGTTCGCGGGGATACGAAGATCTCGATTCGCGTGGCCAAGTCGTTTCAGGTTGACATGCGACTGGTGGAGCAAGATCAGTTCGGCGCGGCCCTGCAGTACTTCACTGGTAGCCAGGCTCACAATATTCACGTTCGGCGAATCGCGAAGGAACAGGGTCTGAAGGTGAACGAGTACGGTGTTTTTCGCATCGAAGACGATACCCGGGTAGCGGGTGCGACGGAAGAAGAAGTCTACGCCGCGATCGGTTTGCCCGTTATTGCACCGGAGCTGCGCGAGGATCGGCAAGAATTTGAATGGGCTCGCCAGGGGACGCTGCCCGACTTGATCGAAACCGAAGATATGCTTGGTGACCTGCACATGCACACCAACGCCACCGACGGCCAGAATACCATTCGCGAAATGGCGGATGCCGCGATCGCTCTGGGTTTGCAGTACATCGCGATTACCGATCACAGCAAACGGGTGTCGATGGCGGGCGGCCTGGATGGTGAAAAGTTGCTCGCACAATGGGAAATCATTGATGAAGTTCGCAAGGAATACGAAGGTCGATTGACGATTTTGAAGGGGATCGAGTGCGATATTCTGGAAGCGGGCGGAATGGATTTGCCCGACGAGGTCCTATCCCAGGGCGATTGGATTTTGGCGAGTGTTCACTACGGACAAAAACAACCGCGTGACCAGATCACCGATCGAATTCTCGGGGCGGTCGAGAACCCGCATGTGGACTGCATCGCCCACCCAACGGGGCGTTTACTGAATCGACGTGATGCCTACGACGTGGACATGGACGCGGTCATGCAGGCCGCCAAGGAACACGGCAAGTATCTGGAACTGAACGCGAACCCCGCTCGGTTGGATTTGAACGACGTGCATTTGGCAGCGGCAAAGCGATTGGGGATCCCGATTGTGATCAACACCGACGCGCACAGTATCTACGGGCTGGAAGTGATGCGGTTTGGCATCAAGCAAGCTCGCCGAGGCGGACTGACGGCGGAGGATGTTGCCAACACGCGAAAAGTCGACGCGTTCCTGCCATAGACGTAAAGCGATTCGCCCCTGGAAATCGGCTGCGCGGGATTGATGAACGGGAATGTTGCGCTGAATTGATGGGTGGTGGAATCGTGTTAAGCGGGAGAATGTTGACTGTTAGCAGTGCCCATGGCGCTGGTGAAGTGACCTTCGATGCCGATCTCGATACGCCGATGCGGCTTGCGTTTGAATGAAACGGGAGTGGCCCCCGTGGCGACCCTTTGACCGAAGGTTTATATTCCCGATCAGTGGCCCGTTTCAGCGAAGGACGCTGTCGCGAATTGCCAACTTTCACTCCATCGATCCGACCCAACGGGATTCGTCCTGATGAAAATTCACGAGTATCAAGGCAAAGAACTCTTCCGCGCCGCTGGCGTTCCCGTTTTGGAAGGGATCATGGTCACGTCGCCTGACGAGGCCGCTGCCGCTTACGACAAACTCGGTGGCAAAATTGCCGTCGTGAAAGCTCAAATCCACGCGGGTGGTCGCGGCAAAGGCAATATCATCGACAACCCGGACCAAAAGGGCGTTGTCCTTTGCAAGTCGGCTGACGAGGCGAAAGCCGCTGCGGCTGGGTTGCTGGGCAACAAACTGGTCACGATCCAGACCGGCCCGGAAGGCCAAACCGTTTCCAAGGTGTTCGTGGAAGCCGGTTGTGACATCGCTCGTGAACTTTACCTCGGTATCGTCGTCGATCGGGTTTCGTGCAAGCCAGTCCTGATGGCCAGCACCGAAGGTGGTGTTGAGATCGAAACAGTCGCTGAAGAAACACCTGAATTGATCTACAAGGAAGCATTCGATCCCGCAATCGGGCTCGAAGCCTTCCAAATCCGAAAGCTTTGCAAGAAGCTGAAGATTGAAGGACCTGCGGTTAAGAGTGCGTTCAAGTTTTTGACCGCCATGGCCAAGTTCTTCGTTAAATACGACTGTGCCATCGCCGAAGTCAATCCACTCGTGATCACGGGTGCTGGCGAAATGGTCGCCTTGGACGCGAAGGTCACTTTCGACGAAAACGCAATGTTCCGTCACAAAGATCTCGAATCGCTGCGTGACCTCAGCGAAGAAGAAGAAAGCGAAATTCGTGCTGGCAAGGCTGGCCTTAGCTACGTCAAGTTGGATGGTAACATCGCTTGCTTGGTTAACGGTGCCGGACTCGCAATGTCGACGATGGATATCATTAAGTATCACGGCGGCGAGCCAGCGAACTTCTTGGACGTGGGTGGTGGAGCCAACGCGGCTCAGGTCACCGAAGC
Proteins encoded:
- the polX gene encoding DNA polymerase/3'-5' exonuclease PolX; its protein translation is MNQPTLDNAAIAAVFEELAELLEFRGENPFRIRAYQNGARAIRDLDEPIAQIASDESRNLAALSGIGKTLAEKIGVLLETGSLPQLIELRKAVPEVVISMSRIPGLGAKKASKLHDELGIESLDDLAAACREGRIASLKGFGKKTEASILDGLAIAKAAASRLYWSKADELVQDLQTHMSQCDTISQMQWAGSYRRGRDTVGDLDLLAVAGDRAAAMDHFEAFPSRASTIVRGDTKISIRVAKSFQVDMRLVEQDQFGAALQYFTGSQAHNIHVRRIAKEQGLKVNEYGVFRIEDDTRVAGATEEEVYAAIGLPVIAPELREDRQEFEWARQGTLPDLIETEDMLGDLHMHTNATDGQNTIREMADAAIALGLQYIAITDHSKRVSMAGGLDGEKLLAQWEIIDEVRKEYEGRLTILKGIECDILEAGGMDLPDEVLSQGDWILASVHYGQKQPRDQITDRILGAVENPHVDCIAHPTGRLLNRRDAYDVDMDAVMQAAKEHGKYLELNANPARLDLNDVHLAAAKRLGIPIVINTDAHSIYGLEVMRFGIKQARRGGLTAEDVANTRKVDAFLP
- the sucC gene encoding ADP-forming succinate--CoA ligase subunit beta, with amino-acid sequence MKIHEYQGKELFRAAGVPVLEGIMVTSPDEAAAAYDKLGGKIAVVKAQIHAGGRGKGNIIDNPDQKGVVLCKSADEAKAAAAGLLGNKLVTIQTGPEGQTVSKVFVEAGCDIARELYLGIVVDRVSCKPVLMASTEGGVEIETVAEETPELIYKEAFDPAIGLEAFQIRKLCKKLKIEGPAVKSAFKFLTAMAKFFVKYDCAIAEVNPLVITGAGEMVALDAKVTFDENAMFRHKDLESLRDLSEEEESEIRAGKAGLSYVKLDGNIACLVNGAGLAMSTMDIIKYHGGEPANFLDVGGGANAAQVTEAFRILLSDPSCKGVLVNIFGGIARCTTIADAIITASKEVGFTVPLVVRLEGTEVEEGRKMLEDSDVDIITAIDITDAAKKIVAATA
- a CDS encoding lactate/malate dehydrogenase family protein, with translation MKLSIVGMGRVGSAIAFAATMEPIASELWLLNRSVEKAEGDAMDLTHASVLRNSNMTIQAGTIEDSAGSDVIVFTPSVSPTRADWKRSDLAIGNREILEGWLPRLAELSPNAVLIVVTNPVDVMTYAAIQLTGFPPERVIGTGTLVDSIRYRSLLSAELKIHADDIRAYILGEHGDDQFAANSVAMTGGEKFIRSETAQRLFQKTVNLGYEVYRRKGYTDYGIALATMTIVDSIAYDLRHTMPVSVMVDGFLGVNDVCLSLPAVIGRQGITRILHPPLSDEEADAFRGCAAKVRDAIDLMAGCVQ